A genomic region of Gossypium hirsutum isolate 1008001.06 chromosome D01, Gossypium_hirsutum_v2.1, whole genome shotgun sequence contains the following coding sequences:
- the LOC107921554 gene encoding lysine histidine transporter-like 8, with translation MGDKEIGSFPTTPRTGSAAPTPPISAPPSQLHSPSLTRSPLLSTDDHIQPASKTPKSSTPRIRTPRFITPLGSPIRRALKLTRFDPHDAWLPITESRNGNAYYAAFHTLCSGIGIQALVLPVAFTFLGWSWGIITLTVAFIWQLYTLYLLVHLHESPETGMRYSRYLQLCNATFGEKLAKWFALFPILYLSAGTCITLIIIGAQSCRLFFNTVCGGTCSAQPPTNAEWYLIFTSAAVLLSQLPNLNSIAGVSLVGAITAIAYCTLIWVISVVEGRMPGVSYNPVKGRTEVIRIFDILNALGIIAFAFRGHNLILEIQATMPSDEKHPSRVPMWKGVKIAYTLVAMCLFPLAIAGYWAYGQMIPVDGGMLTALFAFHGQDTSQFLLGLTSLCVIISSLSSFQIYGMPAFDDMESLYVKKKKEPSPWWLRLIFRALFGYLCFFAAVAIPFLASFAGLIGGITLPVTLAYPCFMWVKVKKPKVYGPNWWLNWSLGLFGMALSGLLIAASLFVIIDNGVEFSFFNPA, from the exons ATGGGTGATAAGGAAATAGGCTCCTTCCCTACAACACCAAGAACTGGTTCGGCAGCACCAACGCCGCCGATATCGGCTCCTCCTTCCCAACTTCATTCTCCCTCTCTTACTCGATCACCGCTTCTTTCCACGGATGATCACATACAACCTGCAAGCAAAACCCCAAAAAGTTCAACCCCAAGGATTAGAACCCCACGTTTTATTACTCCTTTGGGAAGTCCAATAAGAAGGGCTCTTAAGCTTACCAGGTTTGACCCTCATGATGCTTGGCTTCCCATCACTGAGTCAAGGAATGGAAATGCCTATTACGCTGCGTTTCATACTCTCTGTTCAGGGATTGGTATTCAAGCCCTTGTGCTCCCTGTTGCTTTCACGTTCCTTGGGTG GTCTTGGGGAATCATAACCTTGACTGTGGCCTTCATATGGCAGCTTTACACCCTATACTTACTGGTCCACCTCCATGAATCTCCTGAAACTGGAATGCGTTACAGCAGATATCTTCAGCTTTGCAATGCAACTTTCG GTGAGAAGTTAGCAAAATGGTTTGCATTGTTCCCCATCTTGTACCTATCAGCTGGAACATGCATCACCTTGATCATCATCGGTGCCCAATCTTGTAGGCTGTTTTTCAATACTGTATGCGGTGGAACATGCTCCGCTCAGCCACCTACCAACGCGGAGTGGTACTTAATATTCACTTCTGCTGCAGTGCTTCTGTCTCAGCTGCCTAATTTAAACTCGATCGCCGGTGTGTCGCTCGTCGGAGCCATCACAGCTATTGCGTATTGCACCCTAATTTGGGTGATTTCAGTGGTTGAGGGAAGAATGCCTGGAGTATCATACAATCCAGTGAAAGGAAGAACTGAAGTTATTAGAATTTTTGATATTCTTAATGCACTTGGGATCATTGCTTTTGCTTTTAGAGGCCACAATCTGATACTTgagattcag GCAACCATGCCGTCGGACGAGAAACATCCCTCGCGTGTGCCAATGTGGAAGGGAGTCAAGATAGCTTACACACTTGTCGCAATGTGCTTATTCCCTCTTGCAATTGCTGGCTATTGGGCTTACGGTCAAATG ATACCGGTAGATGGGGGTATGCTAACAGCCttatttgcattccatggtcaaGATACATCCCAATTCCTCCTAGGATTAACAAGTTTATGCGTCATAATTAGTTCCCTAAGCTCATTCCAAATCTACGGCATGCCAGCGTTCGACGACATGGAATCTCTATACGTCAAGAAGAAGAAGGAGCCGTCACCGTGGTGGCTGCGACTGATTTTCCGGGCATTGTTTGGCTATCTATGCTTCTTTGCGGCAGTGGCAATCCCCTTCTTAGCAAGCTTTGCTGGTCTTATTGGAGGGATAACATTGCCGGTCACCTTAGCTTACCCATGCTTCATGTGGGTTAAGGTAAAAAAACCCAAGGTGTATGGCCCAAATTGGTGGCTAAATTGGTCATTAGGTCTCTTTGGGATGGCTCTAAGTGGGCTTTTAATAGCGGCTTCActttttgttattattgataatgGTGTTGAATTTAGCTTCTTTAATCCTGCGTAA
- the LOC107921553 gene encoding auxin-responsive protein SAUR68, with protein METSMITSKNLIRMTRKWQKIASIGSKRIASTRTSKTYIDAAKHSNESSVVDKGCFAIYTIDKRRFVIPLAFLSNSIFLELFKMSEEEFGLPGDGPIKLPCDSVLMNYIVSIVKRGLAKDMEKSGLNSIPTYRCSSDVYFNQVDADQQSLCHGFQVNWL; from the coding sequence ATGGAAACAAGCATGATTACCTCAAAGAATCTTATCAGAATGACAAGAAAGTGGCAGAAGATAGCATCCATTGGAAGTAAAAGAATCGCTTCAACAAGAACCAGTAAAACATATATTGATGCTGCAAAACATTCTAATGAATCATCAGTAGTTGATAAAGGCTGCTTTGCTATCTATACAATAGATAAGAGACGTTTTGTGATTCCCTTGGCATTTCTCAGCAACAGCATTTTTCTTGAACTCTTCAAGATGTCTGAAGAGGAGTTTGGACTGCCAGGTGATGGGCCTATAAAGTTGCCATGTGATTCAGTCCTCATGAACTACATTGTCTCCATTGTGAAACGAGGATTAGCTAAGGATATGGAGAAATCAGGGCTCAATTCCATTCCTACTTACCGCTGCTCGTCAGATGTTTATTTCAATCAAGTAGATGCAGATCAACAGTCACTTTGTCATGGATTCCAAGTAAATTGGCTTTGA